The sequence gtaCGCggaaaattctcacaaaaaaaaacaaaatatttgactcttttttactatcagatgcagaaaacaaaaccagggacaaccttagacaaccagacacagcattttatgaaaaaaatcacagacaacagacgttgaaaattgtgattttttgaaaaaaaaaactcaaaacttgccacgggcgctactgcgcccacaaataaactagttagaTTATAATATTGCGTCAAAATcgctccgaaaaaaaaaacgcttttttataATCTTTGTAGATGCTTCCGATCGAATTCCTGGATAATTTACGAAGGCATTCTTTATTTCAAACATTAATCCATTTACTTTTTTTGATAGTCAGCTTGGTGACCAACACATCATGAGTGAAACTATCTCAAAAGAGGAAAATGATCCACAACTTTGAATAAATGTATCAATCTAATCCTACAGTTGAAAATGTGTTTCATGAATCGTTGGTCCGATTTATGGGCAAAAAACGTTTTTCCATcctaaaaggaattcctggagaaatctaaaaaaatgttcggaaaatcaattgattgctttgtaaattctgtTGGGAATTCCctcgaaaattcttcaggaataatGTATTAACATTAACAAATACTTAATTACTAAGGACttttcaaagtaattcctggagaaacttcgcgAAAGAATTTTGGGgtcaaatttcaaatgaattttcagaggattttccAAATGAATCACTAAAGGAGTGTGTTCTAGGAATTATTTgcataattttctaaattattcctggcggaatttccaagatgactccctgaagaaactcctggaggaatttcgaaaaaaaaattcaggatcCCTAACCCaaagagattttcaaaaaaatctaaacgaattcgtgaaggattttcgaaagaattcccgaaggaatttcgaatggattttccaagaggatttttcaaaggaattaagAAAGGTATTCTagaaagaattcccaaaagaattttaaAAGGATTTATCAAAGGGATTccagaatgaatttttgaataaatttctgaatagagttattgaaagaaattctttaggaatgtccgaaggaattttttgaattttctttaagaatctacaaaaatttcaaaaaaaaaatcataaggattTCTTACAGGATTGTTtgtaggaatatccggaagaattccttgtaTTCCAAGTGTATTCCAAAGTTGTTAAGGAAATTCCCGAATGAGTTCCTAAAAAACCCAAGGAATTTCGGTTGCACTTTCCGAAGGTATTTCCaatagaagcataagtactacaacgctagtggcgctgtagccATAACAATTATTCTGTCAAGATCAACTTGACCGTTTGTTgtccatcatgttgtagtgcaagtttgatttcatcaccaacatcggttcgACATTCATTAGAAAGTATTAAAACGCAAGAGGCGTTATATTCCCATACAGCATCGGTGATCAACATGATTCAACCATAGTAACCCGGATTTTGCATTAAGGGTTTGGTTGGTatcttgaatgtcaaatttattgttttggttGGCTTGTTCTCAAATATGAGAACTGGGCTACTTTGATGAAAAACAAACACATCTGACATAGAAACCACCGCCTTgaaagttgattcaaaagtataagattgttgATGTGAGGAACGACATTCTCGTGATTAAAATCaaggttacttcgacctggcagccaaagtaccggtaccaCAAGTGACAAAACGATGTTGGTGATGGCccattgaagcttgttgaagcataatttgggaaaataatttaaataactacagcgccactagcgttatattacttatgcttctactgccTTGAGCAAAACATGTTGATCACACGATTTTTGGGACCATAAGCAATCTAATACTTATATATCTACTGTCTAAGCagactagatgttggtcacgtgAACTGGAACGACAATAGCAATCTTATGTATTAACTGCCAATAATTGCATATTTGTTCCATATGAATTGGAATtgcagcaaagatgggactgaacgagttttcaaaggaattactTAGaacatttccgaggaaattgctaaaaaaaatctgaaggaactcgtaaaggaattcccaaatgattttctgatggaagtaagaagttctgaaggaatttaatgattatggatcgactgtgcGATTGAATTATATaaattgaacggctactcagtcttacaattttACAACGAGTTTATCATCTACCCGACGTTTCAACACGggaattgtgtctttttcaaggggaaaatatttCTGTTGTTTTTCGTCGTGTGTTTAGTCTAATTTGAACCGTAGACAAACACACGGTTCAAGTTAAACTAAACACACGACGACAAACAACAGAAATATGTTCCCCTTTGAAAAGACACAATTcgcgtgtcgaaacgtcgggtagaTAATAATCTCGTTGTGaaattgtaagactgagtagccgttcaataaatatagttctgaataattttctaaaagaattcttaaataattttccaaaaaagttcCTAAACGTTCCTTtcttaaaaattcatttttcatttatttagtctacatctaaacagataacactgaatcaacaatttgacgccacaatacatggttcgaggccgcatctctccatcttggaatacgccccacgctcgccaagtcgttctgcacctggtctgcccatctcgctcgctgcgctccacgtcgtctcgtacctgccggaacggaagcgaacaccatctttgcagggttgctgtccggcattcttgcaacatgccctgcccatcgtacccttccggctttaactaccttctggatactgggttcgccgtagagctgggcgagctcatggttcattcttcgccgccacacaccgtcgtcttgcacaccgccaaagatggtccaaaGTCCTTCTctagcattgtccatgtttcatgtccgtagaggacaaccggtcttattagcatcttgtgcatgacacatttggtgcggtggcgaatcttttttgaccgaagtttcttctggagcccgtagtaggcccgacttccacagatgatgcgccttcgtatttcacgactgacattgttatcagccgttaggatccgaggtagacgaattcctcgaccacctcgaaggtatccccgtctatcgtaacactgcttcccaggcgagcCTTGTCGctctcggttccacccacaagcatgtactttgtctttgacgcattcaccactagtccaacttttgttgcttcacgtttcaggcgggtgtacagttctgccacctttgcaaatgttcggccgacaatgtccatgtcatccgcgaaacaaataaattgactggatctgttgaaaatcgtaccccggctgttacacccggctctccgcatgacaccttctagcgcaatgttgaacaacaggcacgaaagtccatcaccttgtcttagtccccggcgcgattcgaacgaactggagttttcgcccgaaatcttcacacagttttgcacaccatccaccgttgctttgatcagtctgataagctgttctcgtccataattttccaaagctctCCACGGTctgtactgtcgtatgccgccttgaagttaacgaacagatggtgcgttgggacctagtattcacggcatttttgaaggatttgccgtacagtgaaGATATGGTCCGTTGTCCGAGCGGcggtcaacgaagccggcttgatagctTCCCACGAACTTATTCATTAATGgagacagacgtcggaagatgacctgggatatcactttgtaggcggcattaaggatggtgatcgctcgaaagttctcacactccagcttgtcgcctttcttgtagatggggcatataaaccccttccttccacttctccggtagctgttcagtttcccagattctgactatcaatttgtgcaggctggtggctagcttttccgggcccatcttgatgagctcagctccgataccatccttaccagctgctttattggtctttagctgttgaattgcatccttaactttcctcaaggtgggggctggttggcttccatcgtccgctgaactgacgtagtcatctcctccgctgccttgactttcactgcctgtactctcaacgccattcaaatgttcctcgtagtgctgcttccaccttacgatcaccacacgttcgtccgtcaagatgctcccatccttatcccggcacatttcggctcgcggcacgaagcctttgcgggatgcgttgagcttctgatagaacttgcgtgtttcttgagaacggcacagctgttccatctcctcgcactccgatTCTTCCTGTCGGCGTTTCTTCTctaactatcaatttgtgcaggctggtggctagcttttccgggcccatcttgatgagctcagctccgataccatccttaccagctgctttattggtctttagctgttgaattgcatccttaactttcctcaaggtgggggctggttggcttccatcgtccgctgaactgacgtagtcatctcctccgctgccttgactttcactgcctgtactctcaacgccattcaaatgttcctcgtagtgctgcttccaccttacgatcaccacacgttcgtccgtcaagatgctcccatccttatcccggcacatttcggctcgcggcacgaagcctttgcgggatgcgttgagcttctgatagaacttgcgtgtttcttgagaacggcacagctgttccatctcctcgcactccgatTCTTCCTgtcggcgtttcttctcctgaaaaaggcgggtctgctgtctccgcttccgtctataacgttccacgttctgccgggtaccttgctgcagcgcgaccgcccgcgctgtgtcctcctccagaatctgtccgcactcttcgtcgaaccaatcgttccgtcgacttcgacccatatacccgacgttgttctccgctgcgtcgttaatggctgctttgactgtattccagcagtcctcaagaggggccccatcgagctcacccttttCCGGCATCGCTGCCTCGAGGTGCtgtgcgtatgcagtggcgacatcagattgcttcagtcgctctaggtcgtaccacggtggtcgtcggtaccgaacattgttgatgacgaatagttttgggcgcagtttaaccatcaccagatagtggttaGAGTCGATGTTATCGCCCCGATATGTCCTgtcgtcgataatgtcggagaagtgccgtccatcaatcagaacgtggtcgatttatgattctgtctgcagtggtgatctccaggtgtaccgatacggaaggctgtgttggaagtaggtgctgcgaatgaccATATTCCTTggggcagcgaaatcaattagtcgtaggccgttttcgttcgtcagccggtgagcgctgaacttcccaatagtcggtctaaactcctcctcttagccaacctgagcgttcaaatctcctatgatgattttgacgtcgtggcttgggcagctatcgtactcacgttccagctgcgcatagaatgcgtccttatcatcatcagtgcttccggagtgtgcgctatggacgttgattatgctgaagttaaagaaccggcctttgatcctcaacctgcacattctctcgttgatcggccaccaccatcacgcgcctttgcatgtcgcccatcactatgaaagctgttcccagctcgtgtgtgttgccgcagctctggtagatgatatgattacctccaaacgttcgcaccattgatcccttccaacaaacctcctgcagcgctacgatgccgaatccacggtccttgagcacatcggcgagtatgcgtgtgctcccgatgaagttgacagatttgcagttccacgaaccgagtttccaatcgctagtcccttttcgtcgcagtggtcttcgccgatggttccggtccgtaatctcttgttgattgttcgttgctaatgttgtttttttttggctggcttggctggcctgacaccaaaccccctaaatttccggaggaccattcctccttatttccggtggaccatggtgcacagtttcacttagagtcccccGGCACagtggcactcggacgatgatcagcagcccctaacatggagaacagatgctgttgtgagccgatcctgacatggagaacagacgctcaataagatttgcacctccggagaggagcaaacctcccccttccctgtcagcatacgaccatagttcccgccggggttggttacccgatcttccctaaggttgctcgtatcccggccagcaccacggggaggtagggataggagtttctgggtaagaggctaaggaccgcgagatggggtatattttattccttcaggtacgcgaaataccaatggtacgctttacccagcatttaccGTGCCAATGAAAAGATTTCAATTTAATACctgaagaaatctccaaaatATTTTACGAAGTTATTTCCTaggaattttcatgagaaattttcgaagaagacaattaggaatttctgaatgaaatcaTTGAGGGAGTTCGGAAGGCATTTCTGAGAGAAATTTCTATGATACCctatttgaaggatttttttaaattcatttctggagaatttttcgaataaatccgaagaacattttttcaagtgatatctggaggaattttttaaggaatacctggaggaacttccaatggaattactgaaggaattcatgattgaatggctgaagcaatttTTAGATATAATTGCTGAGGGAATCTTTGAGGtgtttcctaaagaatttaatTGAAACGGATTTTACGACCGTGATTGTAATGAatgtctcgcttaacttttcaaaaggacctaagtaacatttttttcatgatttaatttgaatagctttcatgttgttctgttaattgcgctattcaaattaattcatgaaaaaaatgttacttaggttcttttaaaaagttaagcgagatttgtttatTGGCTTTATTAATTCTACTtaaagtatgagggagtagataattgaaagataattgaaaatcaacagattgaaagccgttTGCTAGGGCGCGAATAAGTATGAAACGATAAAGTGTGAAAGTGAGGAAGgaagaccatctattgaacaTCACACAACCGAAGGCTTGGTTGTGGACGGCAtggttagtggtatggataaGGCCGATAAACAAATCTTTTTTTAAGTAATTCACGAGAATAAATGTTAGGCccccaaaattttttttttgatatgttcacgtgttttaaaaatctatatatggcacgtttgtttttacctggaaattaTTGTTCAgcacctggaaaaatcagggtaAACATAGACAACTTGTTAGTAATAAGCAGTATAATAAGCATTTTTGCATTACAGTCCACTGTGCACTGTGAGGTTGGCTGTGAACCTTTCCAAGGAGCGGCGCTTGTTTTTCACCAAGTGGCAAAGACTGCAAAACATGACTAGATTTGCGTTGGAAGATAAACGTATCTAAATATGTCCATGTGTGTAAGTAGTCTTAGATGCGAACGATCGCTGCCGCTCGTAAATTCCGATGACTGATGAATGAAGCGTGGAAAATTTACGGCTGAGCGACTATCGTGAGTAATTTCAATTGGTGGCATTAAATAGTAATTAGATTCCAACTGCGCCGGATAATTGAGATACGGCAGATAGCGAACAAGTAAACAGAGAAAACGTGGATTACTGCTGTTGGATGAATGGTGGTGCCTATGCTATCGGCAGGATTTATGATCGTGAGAAATTTAAACAGTTGCCGAAACTGCTCCACATTGTTATTGTAGGTAATCGCGTATAAAGACATTAAGTGAGAATTAAATAATCACTTCAATAACATTGTGGAAGGATATCGATAATTTAAGAGTgagttcaaaattatttttttttatttgaattacatttcctaaatacaatttcaaaatattcatgcatCATTATCCGTAATCCACATATAGCTTTCAAAGCGCAAATATAACTTGATCTGCAGTTTATTTAGTCTTCACATACTCGATTGTAGAACGGTGGAAGCGTTGGAACGGTACTGCCGCTCATTCTGGCGCATGTTTTAGCTGCTTTATTCTTTCCGTCATTCCATCTCCCAGCCACTTCTGCCACCACCGGCAACAGTGGGATAACATCCTGCAAACATCTTTGCATTGCTTTGATAACAATTGCTTCATGATCACGAGCTTTTTCCACTTTCACTATTTCCGCAAGACACTGCCTCACACCCACAGTCAGTAATGGCTCTGCTCCAAATTGAGTGTACAATCTTTGCAGATCGAATCCGGTTTCAGTGCCGTAAAAGCCTCCTTGCAGGAATATGAAAAGCAAAACTGGCGGAAAATGCGGCTCGTAGAGAATATCGCCCGCGACATACTGAGTCGGAACGAACCATGGCAAGTTGGAAATTTCGAGAGCAGTCTCCACCAGTTGCATCAATTCGTAGCTTCTCAACGGAATAAACTGTTCATTGTAAAGTTTCAAGTGGCCAAACTGCTGGTAATAGCACTGAAATGTCACATATGCTGGACTAAACACGGAATCGGTGGTATTTTTCCGAACACATTCCCGGGCTCTCCTAATGTGGTTGCAATCCTTTGGATCAGGTTGGAAGAAGTTTTCGATCACATGCACTCGAACACCGGTGGAATCATCCCAGCAGCCAAGTAACATCAACGAACAACGAATCAGTCTCTGTACTGATGGGTCATTAGGGAACGAACTGTTGATGTAATGCTGGAGATTATTTTCGGGGATCAGTAAATATTCGGCACATTGTTGCAATGCCGTGTGAAAGCTCTTTTTTGCCGCGTAATGTGTTGGTAGTTCGGCTGATGATGTGCACAGCACTGCTAGGAACAACGAAATTGCTAAAATCCTCATGGCTGCTATCGAGTGCGTACGTTGATGAATGCAAAACTATAACTGGAATGCTATCAGTACTGGTTGGTTAATTTAAAACTGTGAAATGAATGTTGCGCCAATTCTGGATGTCTATCATTGtgttaaagaaataaaaatgaaatttacaaataactTTAATGTACACATCCTTCTTCATACAGGGTTGAACTTtcactttcatttttttctatgaACGGTAAATGAAACGACTAAACTCGCTTTATTCTCTTTCTAGGAACATCGCAGCTGGTCACGCTGGCATCCCCGGGTAATACCGTTCCGCCCGTTCTGTGGCGTGCACGACGAAAAGCCGGTAAGTATCGTTCATCTCcctgttttagatttttttctagtGTTTTTTACCTACATTGACCTCTACCACAAGGCTGCAATTGCATTTTACAATCACCTGCTGATTTTTTGCCCCTCGAACGATACTAACTGTTATCAATCGCTTTGCCTTCCTGTATCTACGTTCCTGTGACAAATAGATAACGTGCCACTTCAGCTGTGCTATCATTGATAGCGCTAcacttttattattttcttcagCGAGTAGGGGAAAGTCGTCAAGGTTGTGAGAATGTTCTTTTTAGGTGAATAACTTAGATAGATAACATTATAATAAAACATTATCAGTTCAACTAGACTTTCAATTTAGCATTCACCTTTCTCACCGGTTCTAACGCGCTTGCACACTCACTCGAGCATTCTTCTATGAGGTCCATCTTCTTATATCGCTCGATCTCGGCCTCCATTTCGGCTTGAATTGATGAAGAGCATCTGCATAAGGGATTCGTGGTTTAGGGTATGTCTCATtcggagaattaaacttaaaagtgacagttgaggcattccacgggggcatgtcagtcgatcctgagcgaccatttcgaaaatatttgaaactctgcacagtttttcaatttcatctaaatcgtcatttttcgatatcaaatcttcatattgagtcacgactaacttttcaaaagggtgtatgtgaaaatggttcaaaaatatttaaaaagctgcacagcaaaaacggaatgttcgattgttatgattttttcagcaaagttagacaactaaatggtgattcttaagaaaatgtgcacagtaaaaaaaaattttttttgcctttaaaaatatcatttttgtcacaaaaactcaaatatctcaaaaccctatcttttttcgaacgtaatttttttagggaaaacggtccattatattagctatctaccataaaaatttggtgatggtaaactaataaacaacatgacatttcaaacatttcacaattttcacaattagtaaaaaaaattttttctgtgtaagttatttcgagaattgcagtttgatgcagattttattgttaagggacgtgatttaaacaagttgttttcatgatattttgatttaattattcatagcatctataagaaacttagacacgatccagtgttgtgatcaaaagtattgatagtgtcataattttcattgcacgtgactggcgaaaaattcttttaatagtgttgaaacctgttgataataacgttgatagaaacatatcagaaatgttatttttaagacaaaagctgcaaaatcaaagatttatatacacgtgtacgtctatagtttacctgcaaaaatatacctcttagagaatagactttatgatcgggaggaaacgggtatcttcaacaacaacaaatgcatgataggtacataccatgacaatgctcatgaaaaagcaaaaaattactactactaaggttgttaaagatcttatagtaattttttcttcagtcaagcaaatgacaccaaactagtcagtaaaaacttaaaagtgattttgtttattgaaatattacgaacaacatgagtagccgctttctcaactgttgtaggccgtttgatggaaaaagtgttcaaaagagttacgaaatctcaccgaaagcaccatagataaactgaaagcgactggttatgctccaatgtccacattgaatacaaatttacgcatttgcacgtcctgccgtctaaacgttgacaaaagagcaatctgtatatcatcggttgagcagagcgcaggaagttcgaaaacgacagcaactgaggaattgccagatgtatcgacaacaactgaggaattaccagaagtattaagtgctgagagccttgccaccgtaccatcagcgaaatctgtttcaacaaatcaatcggaagatgagtgtatccaaaaggtcaacatcgaacgctttaacgagggcatagctgggataaaagtgactccgattaaatggagtaagatggactacgtttattacccggagaaaaataccgtgaaataaacgaagctgtacgaagaaacctcttcaaattaggacctgatgatgtggaaaatacagactacgatgaggtaattataaatatgaaggaaaggttctcgaatgcagccacgacaaggaaagaaaaattattgattttgtcgatgc comes from Armigeres subalbatus isolate Guangzhou_Male chromosome 2, GZ_Asu_2, whole genome shotgun sequence and encodes:
- the LOC134209840 gene encoding general odorant-binding protein 45-like, with product MRILAISLFLAVLCTSSAELPTHYAAKKSFHTALQQCAEYLLIPENNLQHYINSSFPNDPSVQRLIRCSLMLLGCWDDSTGVRVHVIENFFQPDPKDCNHIRRARECVRKNTTDSVFSPAYVTFQCYYQQFGHLKLYNEQFIPLRSYELMQLVETALEISNLPWFVPTQYVAGDILYEPHFPPVLLFIFLQGGFYGTETGFDLQRLYTQFGAEPLLTVGVRQCLAEIVKVEKARDHEAIVIKAMQRCLQDVIPLLPVVAEVAGRWNDGKNKAAKTCARMSGSTVPTLPPFYNRVCED